In the genome of Abyssalbus ytuae, the window TACCCCCTGTTACTAAAATCATGGTTCAAAGATATATAAATAACCTTAGCTATAAATCAGTTTTTAAATTGAGAAGTTTGTTAATTATCCTATCTTTGCCCCCAGTTATCAAAAAAAGATAAAATGCCTGAGAATTTTGTTGAAGAATTACGCTGGAGAGGGATGCTCCACGATATTATGCCCGAAACCGAAGAGTTACTTTTAAAGGAAAGTGTTGCCGGATATATCGGGTTTGACCCCACGGCCGATTCACTGCATATCGGAAGTTTGGTGCAGATTATGATTTTAATGCACTTTCAGAAAAGCGGACATAAACCCATTGCCCTTGTAGGTGGAGCCACCGGTATGATTGGTGACCCTTCGGGAAAATCGCAGGAACGTAATTTACTGGACGAAGAAACCCTTAACAAAAATATTGAAGGTATAAAAAATCAACTGGCAAGGTTTTTAGATTTTGACGCCTCACACAATAACGCAGCCGAACTTGTAAACAATTACGACTGGATGAAAAAATTCAGCCTGATAGAGTTTGTGCGCGATATTGGAAAGCATATAACGGTTAACTACATGATGGCCAAAGACTCGGTAAAAAAGCGTTTAAGTGCCGAATCTAAAGAGGGGATGAGCTTTACCGAATTTACTTACCAGTTGTTTCAGGGTTACGACTTTCTTCACCTTTACAACGAAAAAAACTGTAAACTGCAAATGGGGGGCAGCGACCAGTGGGGAAACATTACCACCGGTACTGAGCTAATTAGAAGAAAAGCAGGAGGAAAGGCCTATGCTATTACCTGTCCTTTAATTACCAAGGCCGACGGAACCAAATTTGGTAAAACCGAAGGAGGCAATGTGTGGCTGGATGCAGAGAGGACTTCACCCTATAAATTTTATCAGTACTGGCTCAATGCCAGC includes:
- the tyrS gene encoding tyrosine--tRNA ligase; protein product: MPENFVEELRWRGMLHDIMPETEELLLKESVAGYIGFDPTADSLHIGSLVQIMILMHFQKSGHKPIALVGGATGMIGDPSGKSQERNLLDEETLNKNIEGIKNQLARFLDFDASHNNAAELVNNYDWMKKFSLIEFVRDIGKHITVNYMMAKDSVKKRLSAESKEGMSFTEFTYQLFQGYDFLHLYNEKNCKLQMGGSDQWGNITTGTELIRRKAGGKAYAITCPLITKADGTKFGKTEGGNVWLDAERTSPYKFYQYWLNASDEDAENYIKIFTFLEKEEIEQLIIQHKEAPHLRLLQKKIAEEVTRMVHSEEELENAVKASNILFGKSTSQDLKGLNEKTFLDIFDGVPQAEVSIADIETGLDMIGALSAKTGFLSSNADARRALKENSISVNKEKVKEDYTITTADLINNKFVLLQRGRKNYFVVVVK